The following are from one region of the Oncorhynchus kisutch isolate 150728-3 unplaced genomic scaffold, Okis_V2 Okis03b-Okis08b_hom, whole genome shotgun sequence genome:
- the si:cabz01068815.1 gene encoding uncharacterized protein si:cabz01068815.1 — protein MFRVWIKLCLLLPGVSSFMIHNTLHSLCLEDFPKTGLVQLNKCNLDSVLQQWIWRDQSLLERVGTSRCLSAHHSDPVQTVPCEGVEDGGHRGDGGLRWGCELNRLISQNSSLELSTDGKRLTLSHRSKQTKWRSLDEGDICQERLRSKRASSDPDEFEVKPAEEQKAGPPGMTDEQKEFLRWFYRTEDPTPWKFAMLALSFAALLLGCLLLGMGSMANKNRNKIAKYKAAALAMKPEAEELQVIITEVGGQRTNSEVKPVNSASVQVSMSQSEIPVSQAKPLQDNGEVEGLKPGDIVVTWNDGNVSSLYPEPEGEVEVLAEVEKEEVVEVEKEEVVEELEKEEAEEGVVVEG, from the exons ATGTTTCGTGTGTGGATCAAACTCTGTCTCCTCTTGCCAG GAGTAAGTAGCTTCATGATCCACAACACACTCCACAGCCTGTGCTTGGAGGACTTCCCCAAGACGGGCCTGGTTCAGCTGAATAAATGCAACCTGGACTCAGTTCTCCAGCAGTGGATCTGGAGGGACCAGAGTCTCCTGGAGCGTGTGGGGACCTCCAGGTGCCTGTCGGCCCACCACTCTGACCCTGTCCAGACTGTACCCTGTGAGGGGGTAGAGGATGGGGGACACAGGGGTGATGGGGGGCTGCGGTGGGGGTGTGAGTTGAACAGGCTGATCAGTCAGAACAGTTCTCTGGAACTCTCCACAGACGGGAAACGACTGACGCTGTCCCACAGGAGCAAGCAGACCAAGTGGAGGTCTCTGGATGAAGGGGATATATGCCAGGAGAGGCTCA GATCCAAAAGGGCATCGAGCGATCCCGATGAGTTTGAGGTGAAACCTGCGGAAGAGCAGAAAGCGGGGCCTCCTGGTATGACCGATGAACAGAAAGAATTCCTCAGATGGTTCTATCGCACTGAGGACC CAACTCCCTGGAAGTTTGCGATGCTGGCTCTGTCCTTCGCTGCCCTTCTGCTGGGCTGTCTGCTTCTGGGAATGGGCTCCATGGCGAACAA AAACAGGAATAAGATAGCCAAGTACAAGGCGGCGGCTCTGGCCATGAAGCCGGAGGCGGAAGAACTACAGGTCATCATCACGGAAGTTGGAGGTCAAAGAACTAACTCAGAGGTCAAACCCGTCAACAGCGCCTCTGTCCAGGTCAGTATGAGCCAATCTGAGATCCCAGTGAGCCAGGCCAAGCCCCTCCAGGACAACGGGGAGGTAGAGGGGCTCAAACCGGGGGACATTGTGGTGACCTGGAATGACGGGAACGTGTCCAGCCTGTACCCCGAGCCTGAGGGGGAAGTGGAGGTGTTGGCGGAGGTAGAGAAAGAAGAGGTGGTTGAGGTAGAGAAagaagaggtggtggaggagtTAGAGAAAGAGGAGGCAGAAGAGGGAGTGGTGGTagagggatga
- the rasl12 gene encoding ras-like protein family member 12 — MSLMFGKARSCNFSAIPEGGQPEVNVVILGVKGSGKSALTVKFLTKRFISEYDPNLEDTYSSEDMVDQQPVVVKVMDTADQDGPVNCERYLSWASAFLVVYSIDNRRSFEGCQQYLEAVTVHTKALQPKTPIILLGNKLDMERYRQVSKSDGSALATRFGCLFFEVSACLDFLSVQRVFHEAVREARQLGGKRSPPLRPLYISEDNKPLFSLATVPPFTTPCYKELPVPATAKLVTVKSSRAQSKRRAPTLTLLKGFKIF, encoded by the exons ATGTCACTGATGTTTGGGAAAGCAAGGAGTTGTAACTTCTCTGCTATCCCTGAGGGGGGACAACCTGAGGTCAATGTGGTCATCCTTGGAGTGAAGGGCTCAGGAAAATCAG CGTTGACTGTCAAATTTCTCACCAAGCGCTTCATCAGTGAATATGACCCCAATCTAG AGGATACTTACTCTTCTGAGGACATGGTGGACCAACAGCCTGTCGTTGTGAAAGTTATGGACACAGCTGACCAG GACGGCCCAGTGAACTGTGAGCGCTACCTCTCGTGGGCCAGTGCCTTCCTTGTGGTCTACAGCATAGACAATAGACGGAGCTTTGAGGGCTGCCAACAGTACCTGGAGGCCGTCACCGTCCACACCAAGGCCCTGCAGCCAAAGACCCCCATTATACTGCTGGGCAACAAGCTGGACATGGAGAGATACAG GCAGGTGAGTAAGTCGGACGGCTCGGCCCTCGCCACCCGTTTCGGCTGCCTGTTCTTCGAGGTGTCTGCTTGCCTGGACTTCCTGTCTGTCCAGCGGGTCTTCCATGAAGCTGTGAGGGAGGCCAGGCAGCTGGGCGGCAAAAGGAGCCCCCCGTTACGTCCCCTTTACATCAGTGAGGACAACAAGCCATTGTTCAGCCTCGCCACCGTGCCCCCGTTCACCACCCCCTGCTACAAAGAGCTCCCAGTGCCCGCCACCGCCAAGCTGGTGACGGTCAAGTCATCACGGGCACAGAGCAAACGGCGGGCACCCACGCTGACGCTGCTCAAGGGCTTCAAGATCTTCTGA
- the LOC109880829 gene encoding kelch repeat and BTB domain-containing protein 13-like, translating into MQMCCLNTSVEAMEPSSCPGSGTDSDKPALGKPLDSGMDSLKVRVDGNVFVVNKALLEQHCEYFRALFQSGMRECQQDEVHLKGLSARGFVLALRVLDGDRPILGGDEIVEAIECATFLQVESVTKHLTNIINSENCLLMYHTAATYGLWDLSHQAALFIKDMYSDLKEDVVSTLPEDLVEYVESLIPSRYVTVCSHSPTVEQLQDCQRTVCYLDDEDREWKVLSHLPLNTSTTMAGVTMLDNKLYIIGGVHDLSKKVVDSGFCYDPESDSWSTISSPQQPRYNFTLVGHEGCLYAIGGEFDRKSMALVEKYSVSTATWRFAANLPCRAANVASTKAMSRIFICLWKPKGVTEIHEYVPERDQWVLVTTLVRDQSYGHCMVGHRDNLYVMRNGPCEDFLMCVMDCYNLTTGQWTALPGQYANSKGALFTSVVRGDSVFTLNRMRTTEFAVEEYRWKTKRETKGFGRIGSMYTFLMRLPKAKTVGNTEVLTDGLEFGNRIDHRRRDSLLQCFD; encoded by the coding sequence ATGCAAATGTGCTGTTTGAACACTTCAGTTGAGGCGATGGAGCCAAGCAGCTGCCCTGGTTCAGGGACCGACAGTGACAAGCCTGCCCTCGGCAAGCCTTTGGACTCAGGGATGGACAGCCTGAAAGTGAGAGTTGACGGGAACGTTTTTGTGGTGAACAAAGCCCTACTCGAGCAGCACTGTGAGTATTTCCGAGCCCTCTTCCAGTCGGGAATGCGGGAATGCCAACAGGATGAGGTCCATCTGAAAGGGCTGAGCGCCCGGGGATTTGTGTTGGCACTCCGGGTCCTGGACGGGGATCGCCCCATCCTGGGTGGTGACGAGATTGTGGAAGCCATAGAGTGTGCCACCTTTCTACAGGTGGAGTCTGTGACAAAGCATCTGACCAATATCATCAACTCAGAGAACTGCTTGTTGATGTACCACACGGCTGCGACCTACGGTTTATGGGATCTGTCCCATCAAGCTGCTTTATTCATTAAAGACATGTACTCGGACCTGAAGGAAGATGTTGTGAGCACCTTACCAGAAGACCTAGTGGAGTACGTTGAGTCTCTCATCCCCAGTCGGTACGTCACAGTCTGCAGCCACTCTCCTACCGTCGAGCAGCTCCAGGACTGTCAGAGGACGGTCTGCTACCTGGATGACGAAGATAGAGAATGGAAGGTGCTGAGTCACCTACCCCTAAACACAAGCACCACTATGGCAGGTGTGACCATGCTAGACAACAAGCTGTACATTATAGGAGGCGTCCACGACCTCAGCAAGAAAGTTGTTGACTCTGGCTTCTGCTACGACCCAGAGAGTGACTCCTGGTCCACTATTTCGAGTCCCCAGCAGCCACGCTACAACTTTACGTTAGTGGGCCACGAAGGCTGCCTCTACGCCATCGGTGGGGAGTTCGACCGGAAGTCCATGGCGTTGGTGGAGAAGTACAGTGTCTCCACAGCCACCTGGCGCTTCGCCGCTAATCTCCCCTGCAGAGCCGCCAACGTGGCCTCCACCAAAGCCATGAGCCGCATCTTCATCTGCCTCTGGAAACCCAAGGGCGTTACGGAGATCCACGAGTACGTCCCTGAGAGGGACCAATGGGTCCTGGTCACCACGCTAGTCCGTGACCAGAGCTATGGCCACTGCATGGTGGGCCACAGGGACAATTTGTATGTCATGCGCAACGGGCCCTGCGAAGACTTCCTGATGTGCGTGATGGACTGCTACAACCTGACTACGGGTCAGTGGACAGCCTTGCCGGGGCAATACGCAAACAGTAAAGGAGCCCTGTTTACATCGGTAGTAAGAGGGGACTCAGTGTTCACCCTCAACCGCATGAGGACCACGGAGTTCGCCGTGGAGGAGTACAGATGGAAAACCAAGAGAGAGACCAAGGGCTTCGGGCGAATCGGCTCCATGTACACATTTCTCATGAGACTGCCCAAGGCCAAGACTGTGGGAAACACTGAGGTGTTGACGGACGGGCTGGAGTTTGGGAATCGGATCGACCACAGACGCAGAGACTCTCTGCTACAATGCTTTGACTGA